The genomic region GCATAGACTTTAAAATGAGGAATGCTAATCTTACAATCTGTCTCCTTACTAAACCTGAGTCTTGTCTGTTAGAAGTCTAGAAATGTGATACACCAGTGCCTCTTCAATCACGGTTACCGCCTGCTAATTTTTCCTTTGCAgctttgtgtatttgtattcCTTTGTCATTTATTAGAAGCGAAGATTTTGACGAGACAGATCTGAGATGGGGCTCAGTTGGTACTATAGGAAACCCATGGCTTGGTAGGTTTTCAAATCAAGACCACCTAATAGCATTCAATCAATACCCTTGTACATAGAAAGGTCCCCCCTTCCTTTTGTAGACAGGGAGGTTCTGCTGTCTGTGTTAAAGATTGCAATGTGCTAGAGTGCATGTGATGACTGATCATTAACCATCAGTGGCACAATTGACACAGCAGATGGACTGAAGTGAAATGGCTGATTGCATGCTGTTTAGAACAGAGTAAACCCACAGCATACACcacagcagcaacaaacaagctATGGCTGCCTctgatgttgttttgtttgtttttcatcgTGTCTTATGTTCCATCAGCATATATTATTTCATTATCTGGTCAGCTTATAAACACAAAATGTTAGGCTATTAGTGTCATTAGTGCAGTTAAGGTGCAATCAACTAAAGTAAATAGTATTGCTCACTCCATTTCCCATGTCTTTGATCCACCACAAAAATATAGAATATTTTATATAAGTCAGTATCAATTTGTACGGTTATGATTTGTACAAATATAAATGACaatatatgtcaattatattccCATTCTTCAAAGCAGCAGGTAGAGAACCGTTACATCTGCTTATTGCTAAGAAAGCAGGACATTATTATGATGACCTATTAGTCATGCAATTCATCATTTAACATTTCATGaatctgcatgtatgtgtgtgactatcTCAAGTCAGCCTCATCAGTTGCCTTGGGGGTGGGTTTTGCATGTTGTTTTCTGGGTGACTCACGTGTTTCAAATTCATGcagctttttgtttttgtgtagctCCAGGTGGTGGAGCTGCAGCGTTTCAAAGTGCAGTCTCCCAGCACTACCCAAGCTGTGCTTCACAGCTACAGGGCAGATCCACCTCACATCCATGGCCTGGGAGCCCCTGAGATGAAACCCAGCCCGCACACACAGCCAGGGCACACCACCACACAGGCCCTCACTCCGGTATGACACAACAGCTCCATAAACTGACCAACCAGCCCTGACCTGTTATTTCTGATGCTACAGTTTGTAGTCTTGTAGCTTAACTGCCTTTTTTGACAAAATGCCGactaaagcatgacattttctgACGACCTAAGGAAAACATAATTGGGTGCCTTTTCAACGATGCTTTAGTGTGACTATTGgctacatttgttttttttaacacaacaTACGATTTCTTTTAATTCAAAGACATTTTTAGCAAATACcacattgaaattgaaaaatgatTTGTCTCTACTGTGCATTCAGTATTCAGAACTTTTTAACTAGGTACTCTTGGTCAGTGGGTGAAGGGTCAAGGTCACATAGGGTCCTCATGGAATTCAGTGTGCAATATCTTGACGAATCTGAATCAAACCTTACAAAGTTAATCACTAAAAAGGCTAGATGCACTGATACTCCAGGTACTCTAGCTGTATATTCTGTCTGTTTGGGTCTGTGGTCTATTTTATACAATCTATGGTTTTTCCCTCATATTCTGTTTTTTATAAAGGAGTTTGTTTATAGATCATTCATAGCTTGATTCATAGAAACTTTTTTTCTATGACTGCTGACTGTGCTTATATAAAAGATATtgggtattgtttttagtatgaagagacCTAGCACTCTCTTGAAAGATTtttacttattttaaggagtcttatcaagacaaatttactcaacgcACTGGGAACATGTTACTGTTTAAAGGGGACATGAAATCACCttggtaaatggactgcatttgtATAGTTTCATCGACTTCTGCCTCACTTTcacctattcacacacacacagatggcagaggctgccatgcaaggcACCCACCTGCTCATCGGGAGCtttggggttaagtgtcttgctcaaggacacttcgacAGGGTCAGGAGctgggctcgaaccggcaaccttccaGTTGCTGGAcgactcctctacctcctgagcCATTGCCACCTTGTAAACCTTCCATAtgtctatttaatctatttCTTCATCACTACACTGACTGTTGATAAAGTGGggagtgtttgagagcaacagctttcTCTGCCTACAGTACGAGACATGCCATAATTCTGCTATCagatgctgacctgcctgttactcatagcctactgtatcagagatgtaAAGAGTCAAGACTCAAGTTataactgaacttgtcaagtgcTATAAACTAACCACCGAACCTACTGAGAGCCACAGAATGTGGGCTTAAAGCAACCCAGATGCAGTTctattaccttaaaataatgccTTCAAACTCACTCACATAGACATATAATACAGAGAATGAAGTCTGACATTGTCAATGCATGATACAtgaggcaactttttgagcaatgttgcagggGAACCACATAATGGATTCCATGTATTCCGCTGATTCAAGAAACATggttaaagttctcaagaaacagATGCttgaagttctcaagaaactgatggttaAAGTTGTCAAGAAAATGATGCTTCAAGTTTTCTGACGCTTAAAATTTTCAATTAGAAACTTAAGGTTGatgtgagagagggggtgtaatgtgtgtgagcaacctacacaTTACTTATCTTGCACTGggtcatcttcctgaatctcaatattcttaTCAGAAGTGTGGGCAAATTACTATTATTAAGTCAGCATCtgtcagaggctacattcattgttttgcacttttccaAAAATATCACATCACCGAaagttttaccaaaaatatttggcaatatttttaaactacagaAATACACACCTATAAAGTATGTTGATATATAATACGAAGCCATTGTCTTCAATCCAATACAatgcaaattacaaaatacaaataaaattgtataaaattttgtatttgaaataataaatgtatcataaataccATCCCTGACCTCACCTCGCCTAAATTACCCACCATTGTTAAAATAATGCTCAAATTCAGTGGGGTCTGTTTGAATctttattattaaaatgttttatagGATCTGTGCTGGCTTTAGGAATTTTATTTGTGGTTAAATACATTAAACAAGCCATTAaacaagaataaaaaaaatccatgatAATTCTGGTAAAATTCTGTAATATCTCTAAGCTGCCGTACGTGTTGTTAGTATAGTGTATAGCTACACTAAATAGCAAGATGTGAATTTATTTCTCATTGTCAGGTGGCCAGTAATAAGGAAAAGGTGGAGCCTGAAATCTCTCATCACATATTACCAGATGTGGTGGATGTTGAGAACGATAAAAAACAGACAGTGATGCCGAAACAGGATTCTGTCAAAGAGGAGGCAAAGGATGAGAAGGGAGAGGGCCGAGAGAAGACAAGCTTTCAGCGCTGGCGTAGTCGCCTAGAGCACCACGGTGTGTTGGACGGCGATCCTGGCAAGAAGCTCCTGTCCTCTCATGAGGAACACGAGAGGAAAGATGGGCTAAACAGACAGAAGAGGCAGCCAGAGATCTTAAACCCAGACATCGTCCTTGGTGAGGAAGACTTTTTTTGTGAGAAAGTgaaaggatgtttttttttgctcagtTGGAATACGTGGACTGCAAGTCTAAAAatcctgttttatttatttatttttagaggACTTGCATCCACGTCATAAGGACAGAGGTGAGGTTGAGGACATTCGCATACCTGCCAAGGTGAGGACATTTGACGTTTTATAAGACTTTCATGAGACTGTCTGTTTCTTTGTAAAACATAATGTTGTCTGTTGTCTGCACAGTAGAGGAAACAGAAAAAGGTGATTCACCATCCCTTTATTTTTTATGTCTTCATTTATGAACAAATTTGAGCAATGAAAACACAACTGACAATAACAGTAACAGAGAGGCAAGTTTTGTTGTATGGCTTTGAACATGTATGCTGTGTATCCCCGATCAAAAACACAGGACCTGAATGATGATGTGCTGAATCCGGCAGAGGACCCCAACAACCAGGGAGAGGATGAGTTTgaggtgcagcagcagcagcaggacgaGCTGGTCCGGGCAGAACCTGCAGCCCGCCGACCAACCGGCAGCCAGGAGCGCGTGGCCCAGGAGGAGCAGCTAGTGGTGAGAGGGAACAGGAAGGGGCCCCGCTGAGAGTGGAGGGCATGACCCCCTCAGCCCGCGGAATGCAGGCAGATTATTATGTGATACTGTGCTTGGCTGCACCTCAAGGCAGCTCTAAGGAGGATTGGCAGATAGCCTACCTCAGACTGGATAATGCCTCAGAAAGCTCCCCGATAGATGAGAGGATATCTTAAGCTACTATGAAATAATTTGAAGGACTGAAATAAACAGCATAACAATGCACCACCTTATTAGGTTAATTGAATCAATAGTTAGAGATGAAGAAGAACATACCAGGGCACACATATTGCTGAGCAAATATTCAGTGCATAATGTCAATGATGGTGTTTGCATTtttattgattttgtttttatgcAGATGGCAGGAAGTCCAGACCAGCAGGAAGACAATCTGGATGACCAATACGAAGAGGCTGAGGAAGAGGTAAATGATAGTCTTTGTTGAACGTTTGGTGTTTAGAACCACCTCTTCAGTAGATTGCAGAGCACATGACAGTCATGCACTTGTTGCCAGCAGGCTGGGGATGATATGGT from Alosa alosa isolate M-15738 ecotype Scorff River chromosome 1, AALO_Geno_1.1, whole genome shotgun sequence harbors:
- the golim4b gene encoding Golgi integral membrane protein 4b isoform X7, whose amino-acid sequence is MVMVVFANFVTKPYTVFFLKIVVWLFPNNPLFLFSTITDHLAYKLESEQLLTKEKESNNRFNALQGQHQILKSQHEDLKKQYYELQEQHQNQGENHERVLDEHREQIDHLQRTKEMEISRLKENVYNLKEENRQLRKAHQDIRTQLLDVRQQHKDLRTANDQLKLTVEDHKSALAVAKLQVVELQRFKVQSPSTTQAVLHSYRADPPHIHGLGAPEMKPSPHTQPGHTTTQALTPVASNKEKVEPEISHHILPDVVDVENDKKQTVMPKQDSVKEEAKDEKGEGREKTSFQRWRSRLEHHGVLDGDPGKKLLSSHEEHERKDGLNRQKRQPEILNPDIVLEDLHPRHKDRGEVEDIRIPAKDLNDDVLNPAEDPNNQGEDEFEVQQQQQDELVRAEPAARRPTGSQERVAQEEQLVMAGSPDQQEDNLDDQYEEAEEEQAGDDMVEDIQEKGKEGGNEEDPYSEENAEQGPWNEDIQDQDRDHKEEYKEDVEIVEEDEGHKEIHTNRRAEM
- the golim4b gene encoding Golgi integral membrane protein 4b isoform X6, whose product is MIFPITVLLRQKCIYFLASRAYILHVVYEHRSRLEKSLQKERMEHKKAKDDHLAYKLESEQLLTKEKQESNNRFNALQGQHQILKSQHEDLKKQYYELQEQHQNQGENHERVLDEHREQIDHLQRTKEMEISRLKENVYNLKEENRQLRKAHQDIRTQLLDVRQQHKDLRTANDQLKLTVEDHKSALAVAKLQVVELQRFKVQSPSTTQAVLHSYRADPPHIHGLGAPEMKPSPHTQPGHTTTQALTPVASNKEKVEPEISHHILPDVVDVENDKKQTVMPKQDSVKEEAKDEKGEGREKTSFQRWRSRLEHHGVLDGDPGKKLLSSHEEHERKDGLNRQKRQPEILNPDIVLEDLHPRHKDRGEVEDIRIPAKDLNDDVLNPAEDPNNQGEDEFEVQQQQQDELVRAEPAARRPTGSQERVAQEEQLVMAGSPDQQEDNLDDQYEEAEEEQAGDDMVEDIQEKGKEGGNEEDPYSEENAEQGPWNEDIQDQDRDHKEEYKEDVEIVEEDEGHKEIHTNRRAEM